The genomic stretch CGATGGAAGAGGGGAAAAAGGGGCAGAAAGAAGCGGCGAAAAGAATGAGGGAGGCCAGAGAGTAGGGGAAAGATAAGGAGCGACAGCACACAAGCAGAAGAATCGTGGAGCGGTGCTCAGGCAGGCACCAAATACATCGCTTTGGAGGACCATGGGCACCTAGTTCGACTCTTCATCGGGCTTTATGCTCTCTTCTTCCCGCATGCTCACCGTGCCGTCCTTGTTATTGAGTATCGTCTGCTTCAGATGATGATATACGCTCCCGTTAGTTTCATCGCCTTCTTTTTCGGGGGTGAGCGGGGAGATGGTTTCGCGGGAGTATGTCTCGGGGGTAGAGGCATTACCCCGGTCATATCCATATTTCCACGTACGCCCTCCATCTATCTGGCTTTCCATGTGCAGGGCCTTCCGGGTGTGCGGGTCATAGTTCAGTGTGGCTTTATACCCGTCGCCCTCGACATAATCCATCTGCACATGACCCGTTCTCTTGTCGAGATCACCTTTTGTTCCATCCTTCTGGATAAGCCTGTCGATCTCACCTTGTACATAATTCTTTATTTCATCTGCCGGCTTCTGTGCTTCTTTCCCTGTAACGCGCTTTACATCCGACGGGCTGGTGGAGGTGCCGATGGAACTCAGCGGGGAGGCCGTGGCCTCGGAGCCCCCCTTTTCGTCTAATGCAGGGAAAGCACAAGGGTATCTGAGCTGATCAATAGAATCCAGGATCTTGTTGTAGAATGAGGAGAGTTCCTGCACCTGTTCGGCTCCCGGTGCTGCGACAGGGGCCATGAGCGATTCCTCGATCCTCTGCCCGCGGATTTCCTTTCTTTCGTCGACCGTCGAGGCTCCATGGCCGAATGGGGCGGTTAAAGGTGCTCTCTCACTAATTCTGTTATCGAACATGATGGCTCTGCTCCCCCTGTCTTCATGGAAGGTCACTTCTATTATATCACACTTTCACCACTGTGAACATTAGTTTATGTATTTTTTATAAAGAAATACGAGTGGGTAACGCCATAAGTTTTCTGCTATGGCGTCACTCCTCTTACAGAACCATACGTACAGGTTTCGTATACGGCTCCTGACACGCCCTGAGGCAGGAGCCCATATGACTCAATACCATGACGTCAATTTCGACTGCCTGTTCCTGCTCTTCACCTGTTTTCCCAGTATGCTTCGGCTTCTTTTTCCATTTTTTCAAGCCTTGTGTAATAGTCGGGGAATTCGTTGAGATGGGCCAGGGCAATCTTCCCTGTCACGAGGGAGTCATCGCCGGTGACATTGGTGGCGATATCGCGGAACCCATGCTCAAGCTCCACATCCATGCCCATCCTGAACTGCTCCACGTCAAATTTGTCCCATGGGATCCCCAGTGTTTCGCCGATTTTTTTCGCTTCCTCTGTGGTGAAATGTTTTTTTGCCGTCATTTTTTTCTCTCCTTTTTCTGAGTATTATATCAGAAAAAGGGGAAAATGGGTAATTTCACCTGGAACCTTCTCGGGAACCGCGTCCCGCTGAAGCTTTCCGGGCTTATGATGACGGCACCTGGTGAGGTGTCGGAGCACTCCGTCAGAGGGCGGAATAGTACCGAAACAAGCTCCTTTACCGCCCCCGCTCCGTCCTCGATTGGCGCGTCCGGATCAACACGATTAAACGAACAAAGGCAGGCAGACCAATCCTGCTCATTTCTTGCCTGATAGTCCGGGATCTTGTATAATAGTTGTAACGCGAAGTGGGGCCAGGCAGTATTCATAGGGGAGATAATGATGCGAAAAGAGACCTTCAATCAGGAAATTGAGAATAACCGCATGGAAGGTGCGCTCGAAGCTTTGGGAAAGAGTATTGTCCGATGGACCGAAAAAGGCGAGCAGCACATAACCGCAGTCCCTGGTTTGTCACTTTTTCGGCGGGACGAACCGACCGAGCTGATAAAGGGCATGTATGAACCGAGCATTTGCCTGGTCGCTCAAGGGGCCAAGCGCGTACTGCTTGCAGATGACACCTATGTGTATGACGCAAGCCATTATTTGATCACATCCGTACATCTTCCCACCGTTGTGCAGATTATCACAGCGAGCCGGGAGAAGCCCTACCTGGGGCTCAGGTTGAAACTTGATCCGCGCGAGATTTCACAGATGATGGTGGAAAGCAATCTTCCCCCGCCGCGTGCGCAGCAATCAAGCCGCGGCATGGCGACCGGCGAGGTAACCTTGCTGCTGCTCACCGCCTTTCAACGTTTGATCGACTTGCTTGCTGAAGAGAAGGATATTCCGATCCTTGCGCCGATCATCCAGCGGGAAATCATTTACCGTTTACTTGTGGGAGATCAGGGTGAGCGCCTGCGCCAGATTGCATCGACGGGGAGTCAGAGTCATAAGATAGCGCGGGCAATCGGTTGGTTGAAGGTCAACTTCACGCAGCCTTTGCGTATCGATGATCTCGCATCGCAGGCCAGCATGAGCAGTTCAACGT from Candidatus Eremiobacterota bacterium encodes the following:
- a CDS encoding DUF5661 family protein — its product is MTAKKHFTTEEAKKIGETLGIPWDKFDVEQFRMGMDVELEHGFRDIATNVTGDDSLVTGKIALAHLNEFPDYYTRLEKMEKEAEAYWENR
- a CDS encoding AraC family transcriptional regulator codes for the protein MRKETFNQEIENNRMEGALEALGKSIVRWTEKGEQHITAVPGLSLFRRDEPTELIKGMYEPSICLVAQGAKRVLLADDTYVYDASHYLITSVHLPTVVQIITASREKPYLGLRLKLDPREISQMMVESNLPPPRAQQSSRGMATGEVTLLLLTAFQRLIDLLAEEKDIPILAPIIQREIIYRLLVGDQGERLRQIASTGSQSHKIARAIGWLKVNFTQPLRIDDLASQASMSSSTFHHHFRSMTALSPLQFQKQLRLREARRLMLAEHMDAATAAFQVGYESPSQFSREYSRLFGAPPLRDITNLRHQAAGERE